The Camelus dromedarius isolate mCamDro1 chromosome 23, mCamDro1.pat, whole genome shotgun sequence nucleotide sequence GTAGGGTCTCTAACGCCTTCCGGATGGCGCTCCCAGACCCGCCCATTGCCTTCGCTTCCTTGGCGCCGGTGGCCTGCTCCCGAAGGTACCGAGAGATAATCTCCAGTGACTGCCGGTACaactcgtcctcctcctcctctgcggGGGGAGGCGTCGAGGGAAGTGAGCCGTCCGTACCGGGGCCATTACTGGCCTCCCCGACCAGCTCCAGCAAGGGCAGGACGGCAGGTCGCTTCGCGAGAGGCTCCGGCTCGTAGCCGTCCAGCTCCTCTTCGGGCGACATTATGGCGTCGGAGGCCGGTGATTCCATCTCTTCAGGCGGCGACGCGCGGCGGGAGGGCGCGAAGAATAGCAGCCTGGTGGGGGTCGCGGTGACGTCGGGGCCCTCGGCACCAATGGGCGAGGGCCGCGCGACCCTCCGGGCGTCCGGCGCAACAGTGGCCGGGGGGCTCCCGCCGGCGCTTCCGCCCATCACCTCGCCGGCTTCCCCTCCCCCTACCTCTCGCCGGGCCGTGGCCTCCTTCCCGGCGGCCAAAAGCCGCCCTCCGGGAGCGGAGGCGCCGCTGCCACTGCCAGCCCCCAACCCGGCCCCGCCACAGTAGAGGTTGAGTCCAATTACTGCGTTTCTCTGGAGGCCAAACATCGCAAGCCGCCGCCGTCGCCACCTGGTGAGAAAAACGGGGGAGACCCCGACTCCTTACTTGAAGGAAGCGGAAGTAAGAAGTGAGAGAGGCGCTCCTAGATCACGGTTTTAGGGCCCGTCCTACGCGGTGGCGTCAGCactcttaaaaaaatttgatCTCCATAAAAGGGGGAAGGGGCGGAAGCTTCCGGCGACTGCGCACGGCACCTAACCGGCGggtcagggcaggggtggggcctcGGGCTGGGCGGGGCCTTCCGGCTCTCGTGGACGGTTACGTAACGGCGGCCCTGGCACCTGGTTCGGTGGGCTCGCCCTCCTTCCCTACGCGGACCCTGGCGGCTAATAATGGCCGTCTCGGTGTTTCCCTGAGCCCTGATTTGCGAGCTCCGGCTGTTGCTTTTGTGCCAGAGGGTTTTTCCCCACACCAAAGCCTTAACCGTGGAGTCACTCAGAGGCTGAGGAAGGAAGCTGAGTAAATTCCGCCACGGATGGGGAACAACAGTCTTAGATAACAGGGATAAATAAAAGGCACTGTTGGGAACCTGTAGTTATTCTGCACATCCTCAGCTCTCTACTCTCATTCCAACATTGTTTGGAAATGGGGACGCTCCATGGAGTGTCCTATAGaatcatttttctgtaaattgacAAAATGAAATTGTTCTGCCTCAGCTTAATTTTATTCCTATCTTCTTTCTACCATGGCCCATCTCTATTCTATGGTGTTATTTACATACAAGCCTTTCTCTTCTGAGGCTCTTGACACCATTCATTTATGTTAATAATAAGAAACATTTGAATCTAAGGGTAAACCCCTTGAGGACAAGGATCCTGTTATATAGCATGTATGTGAGTTAACATTAACAGAAGGGTCTATGCAGCTTAGAGGTAAGGAGTCAGCATGTCTCCAGGAGGTCTGGGAGGTCCTGTCCTCGGGGAATTTTAGTTCACTGGTATTATTCAGAGTCAGAGGAACCTCTGGATTAGTGCACACTCCGTATTAAGAATGGCTCTTGTTCTTAGGATAACTATACAGGCCACAGTCCTAACCTCAAAAGAAAAGCATTGTTGACACCCCGAATATGCCAGTCTGTCTTGTAGGCATGTATTGAATCCTTTGAAATTTCCCCAGACTGTGAGCACATGTCCTCCTCATAATATGCCTATGTTTCagagaattcattaaaaaaaaaaaaaaaggtcctggTATGGGAACTAAGATGTGCTCTAATAGCCTTGTTATCTAGTCTTTGGTGCCTGAAATTGGGTGTACTTAATATCTCATGTTGCCTTCCCGCTTCTCTAATTAAAAAACTCTTGCTCTTATCCTTACTGTCTCTCTTAATTATTCAACACTTTTATTCCTCAGTCTGGTAAAgcagagggtttttgttttgttttgtttttaggccCTATATGAAATTCAGGTTTTGGGAGACTCTCCACTCAGCTGATAAAAATTTCCAGAACTACCAAAGCACCTTGTTCTCTTTTTCCAAGTTGAGGCtaatcatttacttttaaattatttccaaggCCTCTTCATACCATCCTCAGTCATGTGACCCTCTAATTTTTGAGGGAGGTAAAACTTCTGGGTGCTAATCAAACAAAATTACATTCCCCAGGATAATCTAGTGACCCTAGAAAGAGTTATTTGAAAAAGCTCTAGCATTATCATGTGGTCATCTTTTTGCCTTATTTCTGTGTGCATAATTTTCCCTAAATAATACCCCCTGTGACCATAATCTCCAAAGATTATTCTTGATCACACACTAAAAACATTGATCTCATGTTTTTATGTCAAAATCATTAATTGAACTTCTTGCTTAGTTGGCCACTTTCTACACTTCTGTTGCATACCATCTCTTTCATACTGTGCATCCAGCATCAGTATCTTTCTACTTTCCTGTCACAACACTGTAATGTCATCTTTGCTTACAAGATCATAATTTCAGGCCCTAGTCTCCACAGGTAACACTAGCATATAATTAGGGTTCAGTAGCCTTTTAGAAGGTGTGGCAGACGTTCCTAGTTGCCTTATTCAATATtcatcctttttcctttctgacaaAGCCAGAGTTGGCATGGTGGTTCCATAATGGTCAGGAACTCATATTCCTTCTGTTGTTCTGCTATCCTCATACATACTTTTCTACCTCATGGTCCGAGATGGCTGGCCTCACCCACGTTATCTGCAGTCCAACCAGCACgaagcagaaaagggaagagaagggagctTAGCTTCCTTTAATGATACTTCCCAGAAGTTGCATACCATTTTTGTTAATATCCTGTTAGCTAGAAATTAGTTACATGATcttctagctgcaagggagtctttATTCTAAGAATACAATCTTTATTCAGAGTGTGTGAGCCCAGCTAAAAACTGGAGATTCTGTTACTATAGAAGAAAAGAAGCATAACCAGCAGTCTCTACCACTATGTGTAAAACTatatggagaaaattataaaattctattGAAATACATTAAACAAAGCCCAGTAGAGACATAAACCATGTCCACATATAGGAAGACtcataaaaatgtcagttctcctTCAAACTGATGTATAGATTGAATGCAGTTCCAAATAAGGAAATGGATaagttgattttaaaacttacatggAAGAGGGgaatggtatagctcagtggtagagtacatgcctagcatacacgaggtcctgggttcaacccccagtacctccattcaatcaatcaatcaaattacctccccctatcaaaaaaacccccaaaacaacaacaaaaaacttacaTGGAAAACCAAAGGGCCAAGACTAGGTAAGACAgtcttgaaagtgaaaaaaaaaaaaaaaccaaaaacccaacaACACTGAGGAGACTACCCATGCAGGGGGTAGTAAACTTGGTTTACTACTCAATTTCAAATGTTCTCCTTTTGGCCTGGGAATGGCACTCAGACTTCTCTTCTGTGAATTCTGACAGTGGAGCCTGCAGCAGCAGGTTCCAGTTGAACCAGGTTCCTTTGCTGTTGGCCGAAAAGGCAATGTGAGCAATATCCAAAATCCTTAACTGATAATAGATTACTGATCTCTAGTATATACCATCAGGTTCTGACCTGAGTTCAGTCCCATTCAACATTTGTACCAATTTGTTTAGTTAAGAACATTGATAACAGATACCAGATTTGTAGATATCAAGAATATGGTAGGGACCATGAATATGTTGGAGAATAGAATCAGAATGCAGAGAGATCTTGGCAGGCTAGATCAAATCTCACAAGATTCAGTTTAAATGGGTTAAATGTAAAGTCTAGCACAAAggttaaaaatgtacatacacacttttttttaacctttgtgtttatagatgtcatatatatataacatggGAGATATGGcataatatgttttgaaaattactTAGAAGATCCAACACTTATgcctatatatacacacacatatagataacACATGAGATAACTTTTGCTCACCTTTCATATCAGCAAGAATTTAAAAGACTGCTAATACCAAGTATTAGTAAAGGTATGGGGAAATGGCTAGGATACTCTGACAAGTCTAGtgggaaaagaaataattttatggcaaattaaaattatgtgttaaaatgttaaatgtgcataccctgtgatccagcaattgaATCTCTCAATATTTACCCCAGAGAGATATTCCCACATAACACTAAGAGATATAAAGAATTTTCAATGAAACACTGTAACagcaaaaaattagaaacaatctaTATGTCCAACAACAAAATGGTTTGGAGCCTGCACAAGCTCCaaaccagcctcacccaccagatGACAGGCACCAtggaagagggataaattgggagtttgtaattggcagatacaaactactatgtactgaacagataaacaacaaggtcctactgcatagcacagggaactgtattcaatggcttgtagtaacctgtaatgaaaaagaatatgaaaaagaccacacacacacacacacacaccacacacacacacacggagagaaaatgaatcatgctgtacaccagaaactaatacaacattgaaaccaactatacttcaattgaaaaaaggttaaaaatattcCCTTAATCTCAGCCAAATTTATCAAACCCCAAATTCCTTAAATGGCTTTCTTTTGAGTTGTTTTATTGTGGAGAGGATGCTAGGCTTTCAAAGGCACTTTAGCATAATACAAATTGGAAGGAATAACCTCACTCCATGAGTGCCAATTAAATGCCTCAGAGGATACAAGGATTATTATTGGAATGCTTAAGTACCAGCTGAAGGGATGTAATAAAAATTCAAGTTTAATTTTtgtctcctcctgcctctgcaaAATGTATTTCAGTGAGAGATGTTTTCCTCTGACTTGGATGTTTTCCAGCATCCCCCTAACATTTCATCACCTTTAGGTAAGTCTTGCAATCATTTTAAGTAGCAGAACACACCCTTGATTCAGAAATAGATGAACAAACACCTGAGTCTTCATTACAGGTAAGAGCGTCTCCGCCCCACAGCCAGGATCGATGCAGCCTGCAAGCTTGCCTTTGTGGAAGAGTGGCAGTGGCCGTCTCCTGTCCCTCTGTTCCACTTTCTCCTGTTGCCCAGATGCTGACACGGACACCTTTGGGAATGGAGCAGAAGACAGAGGGCAGAATGTTCTTGGTGGCTTCACGCTCTCTAGGCTTGGCTGCTGTTGAAAGCTGTTTCATGGGCGTTTGTGTGGATCCATCAGAGGCTTCCCCATTGGGCCTTCCCAATAGCAACGTCAGCTTCCCTGAAGTGAGGTGATGCGTTTTACTTCCATGGCCACCACTCCCCgcttattcttttgttttccagaggTTCATTCTACACGGAACCCTTTGTGAAGAGTCCCACTATGTTTCCAGGAAATTCTCTTGAGCAGGATTTAAACTAGCTCCACACTTGGTTCCCAGGCTTCATGTATATTTGACCTTTTGTCAGAAGGGAGAACAGTTGATTCCAACACATAGCTGTCTGCTCTGTTACCTCAGGCTCTGTTGTTAGCCAACCTTTGCCTTGAAATTCCTCTACCATGAGTCATACACAGTCTAATGATCACCTCCTACCCAGGAACAAATATTAAATGCTTCGGTGTTCCCTTGAGACCCTTATTTCTAGGCTTGAGAAGAGGGAAGtatccccacctcctctcctcaGGACTGGATGTGGCTCACAACACGGTAGTAGCTCTCTCCAAAGAAATCTCATTTGTAAACCTTATCTCCACTTTTTATACTCTTGAAATGGGTGAGAGGGGTTCAAGAATTGTGGAGCAGGTCCCCGGTGACGTCCTTTAAACCTTTATGTCTGGCGTCTCCCTTGGGAATTTCACACTATTATAACTTGGTACCCCAGTGGAAACATCCAATTACAATCTTGTTAAGTGTAAAACATAATTTTCTCTATCAATTCTGTTCATCCTTCCCCATTCCCTACCTTGAATCTCTGTGATTTAGTCACACTTCACAGGCCAGGTCATAATGTAGTCATCAAGTTGGTCTGACATGGTCTGGTCATGCCTCCCTTTAGCAATAAAAAAGCCAAGCCGAGGCCTAGGGCCCACTACAGTGACCCCACTACCCATGAGAAGGAAAGCTCAGGACTCCCTCTTGGTTCCAAACCTAGTTCTCCATGAGGGTGTACATAGAACATTGTGTTTGTGGGGGGGGGTTAGCAATGGACTTTGGAGTCTGTCAATTACCAAATGACCTTAGATAAATTACTTCTCCTGAGcttcattaaaattttgtaaaacagtCTTAGCTTctaattcaaaatttaatttttaatcacaCAATTAATGCACAAATATTCTCCTCGtaaaaaaagcaaagcattaCAGATGAGACTAAATTTCCTTTGATTACCACCTTCAGTACCTCTCCCCTAAACCCTTTCCAGATATAGCCACACTTCTCAGTTTAGAATTTATCTTTCTAGTCCTTTTTcaattaaatctgttttttttttaaccagtaaaaataagataataatatCTATTCTGTGAAACAGGACAGAGATGAAAATGCAAAGTACACAATGTTTTCTTGTATTTCCTCAGTGTGTTGGAAGGGACTGAGACCTCCTGCAGGAACATAGCTCTACACTAAATTCAAACTGAAGAAATCTTACTTATTTCTAGTGGTGGAACTACCTGACCTCTATATGGTATTAGaaaattccagtttttaaatttttttcaaaaaaaattcagcaGACATCATGCACAGAATCTACAGTGGGAATAAGCCGTAGCCTGTTACATGGACACAGCCAGCCTCCTCTTGGTTGGGGTCTGTTGGAGAAGGGGAGCCAGAGCCAAAGGCCCAGAGAACATTCTGCTTCATTTATACTCTTCCATTTTAGTCAGGCAATGAcgattttgtcttttctttcctgtggCTTTCATTTCACATGCAGAAAGGGAGAGATCATGTATCCAGattacctccttccccccaaaacagCTTTCCATCTGAGTACAACAAAGACAAAAAGTAAAGCAAACCTCTCTCCCCACACAGTTCTGCTTTTCTATCATTTCACAGGACAAGGCACACTCCCACAATTCCTTTTTCCCACTATCAGAGAGGAAGCACAAGCCAAGACTTCCAAAGGCACCAGCTGGTTTGTTTCCAGGTGCCCCAGAGCAGGATTTTATTTTAGCATAAGAACAAATTCCATTTACTGAGCATGGACTTTGCCAGCCGTGATACAAGTTTCTTTACATATATCTAATTTAATTCTAACAAAAGCCATAAACAGTATTGTAATTATCCTCGTATTACAGATAAAGGGGCTAGGGttcaaaaagattaaataattctATTCTTAAGCTGTGAAACAAAGGAGATGTTTAAGAACAGTACCGGCCAGTGGGAAGTGGCATCTGGGAGCAGGACTGAGAGCCATGGAAATGTGGGGAGAATAGAAGAGGTGGGGTAATAgcaaattaagagaaagaaaaatgcatgttCCAGCAAGAACTGCCATTCACCCCCATCTCTCAGCCTGGGccaggcttgtgtgtgtgtgtgtgtgtgtgtctgtgtgtgtgcaaacAAATCGTCATAGCAACTATTTGGTTTATGTCATGACAACACAGGCTTGCAGTGTCTAAATAAGGTCACTGGTGAGAATGAgtgtggcctggggaggggaagcGGGACCTCTGAGTCAAGGGGAAATTGTGCAGAAGGGGCAGATTCCTTTGGTACGCCCTCATCTATCCCTCCCTGCTCACCCTCAAGGTAGGAAAGGGGCTTAAAGCCCTGCTCTCCCTGATTCACAGTAGTCACAGTTAAGAGCTAAGTCTTGCatatttttttgtcttattttaaccAATTATGTAAATTCCTATCCAGCCAGGGGGATCCCCTGGTGCAAGAGGGGGAGGGTAGAAACTTCTGCTTCTCATTTTCACCCCAGGTGCCACTTTCAGGGCCTCTGAGGGTAGAGAGAAGTTGGAGGGTTCCACCTGATGCAAGCATGGCAGCCCCAGAGGGGAAGCCGAGGGAGAGAAACCAGGCATACGGGTGGGGGAGTAAGGACAGGCACTGCTGAGAGGACTGAATGGCCGCAGGCTTGAGTTACAAGAGCCCCTTCCTTTAGTCAGCACGGTGGTTCCCAACCAGGGGACCCCAGGGGACACAGGGCAATGCCAGGGACTTTTTTGACTGTCCTAAGCATCTAGTTggtagaagagagagagatgctgttaACATCCTAAAATACACAGGACAGCTCCCATAACAAAAAGTGTCTAGTCAAAAATGTCAATAGTCCCAAAGCTGAGAAATTCTGAATTAGAAGGTGCTGGTCCTACATGAGTCCTCTCCTAGGTCCATTGCAGGAGCATCAGTGATGGGTCAGATTACTTGAAGGGTATACCATGGATGCCAGTTTGTTTCCTTGGGCCCTGAGTTCCTCTGAAACTTCCAACtcaagtattttatttgtttacttctaacaaaaataaatttaagcttGAGTCCCAaatttgctgtgaaatcagctcCTAGAGATGAGGGCCTTGGGTGTAGGAAAAGCTGCCTGACAGAGGCTGTGTCACTGGGCAAAAGGCACAATCTTTTGGCCACAGTTCCATTGAATTTGATGATCTCAAATGTCCCTTTAGTTCCAAAACTGTACTTTTGGATAGTCCTTGTTAGTATTTGTACCAAGGTTGGGTCAATGGAAAAGGAAATGACTCAGAAATGCAATAGAGGGAAGTCTGAGAGTGATTCAGACATTCCTAATCATAAAAGGCGCCCCAGACATGGCCTTTAATGTGAAACCAAGACTCATGACCACTGAATGTCCTCTGTATATGTGAGTAGGTGGTATCCACATGGGGTGACCAAAGGGGCTGCTGAAAGCCAGTTCAAGGAATCCACCTGATTCAGACCAGATAAGAAGATAGCGTAAGTTGCCTCTACCCACCACTCacctccaaattaaaaaaaaaaaaaaatcccccttaGGTCTGCTAACGTTTGAATTTCTACCATGAGAGTTTCATCTAcggttaaaaatacaaatattctaTTGACCATCTAGCTCACTTtatagaatatttataaaatataaatattctagcATAGGTATCAGTTTGATGTTACTAACTGGGTTTCGGCTGACAATCAAGAATGATGCTTGTTGATGGGTATGTAGTTCTAACAGTTAATATGAGCAATTTGAGAGAAGTTCTTGTACTATGTAAATTCTATTCAGTTCAATCTTTTTCAatctaaatattataataaagatTTAATAACTAAGTTCACATTTTGTATTAATCTCTAGTATCTACCCATGATAAATGTATGTCAGAAGGTTCAAAAAAAGTCCATCTAAAAGCGCTAAGCGCCTCTGTCACTAAACTTCCGTTTATACCAAAACTTTTCTCCTACCTGAAGGGGCCCTGTAATTTACCACAATGTGGTTATCAGTATTGAGTGCTCTCTTCCTGTTATAAGCTAttgttttacagaaaaagctaCCCCTGGTTGACATTCTGAGCACTTGGCCTCTACCTGTTCTTTCTTGGTCATGTGGCTCATCTAAAAGTTTTCCAAAAGAGAGACTCAGCTTTGTGTGGGGAGTAACCCTTTGGATATTGTTCTTTCATTAGAGGACTTCATTTCCCTGCTTATCCACTGCTGCTGCCATTCAGAGACTGTTTAACAAGCATTTCTAGAACTCCTCAGGGCTGTCTTGTTCATTGCTACACTCCCAGCATCAAGAATGATGTTTGGCATATAacatgtgctcagtaaatacttgttgaaggaATAAATGGTTCATTAACTCATGTTCAGACTAATCTATAGGTATCCAGAAAAAATTAGAGTTTGACCTCTTTATGTGAGTGAATGCAGGGCTCTCTTCCAGTTGTTTGCTTTAGTCTAGCTTACTTGTTCCTCTTTGTAAT carries:
- the MCL1 gene encoding induced myeloid leukemia cell differentiation protein Mcl-1 isoform X2; the protein is MFGLQRNAVIGLNLYCGGAGLGAGSGSGASAPGGRLLAAGKEATARREVGGGEAGEVMGGSAGGSPPATVAPDARRVARPSPIGAEGPDVTATPTRLLFFAPSRRASPPEEMESPASDAIMSPEEELDGYEPEPLAKRPAVLPLLELVGEASNGPGTDGSLPSTPPPAEEEEDELYRQSLEIISRYLREQATGAKEAKAMGGSGSAIRKALETLRRVGDGVQRNHETAFQGWVCGVLPCRGPRRWHQKCAAGFCRCCWSRSWFGISNKIAF
- the MCL1 gene encoding induced myeloid leukemia cell differentiation protein Mcl-1 isoform X1 — encoded protein: MFGLQRNAVIGLNLYCGGAGLGAGSGSGASAPGGRLLAAGKEATARREVGGGEAGEVMGGSAGGSPPATVAPDARRVARPSPIGAEGPDVTATPTRLLFFAPSRRASPPEEMESPASDAIMSPEEELDGYEPEPLAKRPAVLPLLELVGEASNGPGTDGSLPSTPPPAEEEEDELYRQSLEIISRYLREQATGAKEAKAMGGSGSAIRKALETLRRVGDGVQRNHETAFQGMLRKLDIKNEDDVKSLSRVMVHVFSDGVTNWGRIVTLISFGAFVAKHLKSINQESCIEPLAESITDVLVRTKRDWLVKQRGWDGFVEFFHVEDLEGGIRNVLLAFAGVAGVGAGLAYLIR